From the genome of Pseudomonadota bacterium, one region includes:
- the pyk gene encoding pyruvate kinase, with protein sequence MGFKSLTSQLWTSNSPLSERTLASRHTKVVVTLGPSSRGPEKIRALIKAGANVFRLNFSHGSHEEHLAVLKDVRAVSKEMGAWVAILQDLSGPKIRISNVEGDFCPIKDGDPIELRCADGSLSNAKSIFVETVNPLTALKPGHQILLADGLLELSAETINSDHVVCRVVKGGRIRSRVGIAFPDSEVNLPATTKKDLVDLDWGIKHGVDYVAISFVRSAEDVLNLRAIINESGASAGIIAKIERRTALENIEEIIRVSDGLMVARGDLGLEVALEQLPMLQRRLIEESNFRGIPVIVATQMMHSMITSVRPTRAEVSDIAAAVMSGADAVMLSDETAIGEHPEACVRYLSRIALAAEQSFAFDAYKLRLRNADSETVPDAIAYAACAASVKTSANAIIVCTETGTSARLVAKYRPQQPLYGVSRNEATLRRMALYWGVHPISFESAENMNDEIASALQTVQDREQLPNGSRAVVTGGRSSRTPGSTSVLEVREMNFSKG encoded by the coding sequence ATGGGTTTCAAATCTCTTACATCTCAACTCTGGACCAGCAATTCCCCCCTTAGCGAGCGCACGCTCGCCAGTAGGCACACCAAGGTAGTGGTAACACTTGGACCATCCTCCAGGGGACCAGAAAAGATACGTGCGCTGATCAAAGCCGGCGCGAACGTTTTCCGGCTCAATTTTTCTCATGGCAGTCACGAAGAGCATCTTGCGGTACTTAAAGATGTGAGAGCCGTCTCTAAGGAGATGGGGGCTTGGGTAGCCATCTTACAGGATCTCTCTGGACCAAAGATCCGTATCTCAAACGTTGAGGGTGATTTCTGCCCAATTAAGGACGGAGATCCGATTGAGCTGCGCTGCGCCGATGGCTCTCTTTCAAACGCCAAGAGCATCTTTGTTGAAACCGTAAATCCCCTCACCGCCCTCAAACCTGGTCACCAGATACTGCTTGCGGATGGACTCCTAGAGCTCTCTGCAGAAACCATAAACAGTGACCACGTTGTATGTCGGGTTGTAAAGGGTGGTCGCATTAGATCGCGGGTTGGAATCGCTTTTCCGGACAGCGAGGTTAATCTCCCAGCCACAACTAAGAAGGATCTGGTCGACCTCGATTGGGGTATCAAACACGGCGTTGATTATGTGGCCATCTCATTCGTCAGATCGGCTGAGGATGTTCTGAATTTACGCGCCATCATTAACGAGAGTGGCGCTAGCGCCGGTATTATCGCAAAGATTGAGCGCCGCACTGCGCTTGAGAATATTGAGGAGATCATTCGGGTCTCTGACGGCCTAATGGTAGCCCGCGGGGATCTCGGCCTTGAGGTCGCCCTTGAGCAGCTTCCGATGTTACAACGCCGCCTGATTGAGGAGTCAAACTTTCGTGGCATTCCGGTGATAGTTGCGACCCAGATGATGCACTCCATGATTACTTCAGTCCGCCCTACCCGCGCAGAGGTTTCCGATATAGCAGCTGCTGTTATGAGTGGCGCTGATGCGGTCATGCTCTCGGATGAGACCGCCATCGGCGAGCATCCTGAGGCTTGCGTGCGTTACCTTAGCCGCATCGCACTCGCAGCCGAACAGTCGTTTGCATTCGATGCCTACAAACTTCGCTTGCGTAATGCGGATTCAGAGACCGTTCCTGATGCGATTGCCTATGCTGCCTGTGCGGCATCTGTAAAAACTTCGGCTAACGCCATAATCGTCTGTACAGAGACGGGCACCTCGGCTCGACTTGTGGCGAAGTATCGCCCGCAACAGCCGCTCTACGGAGTATCACGAAACGAAGCAACACTTCGTCGTATGGCTCTCTACTGGGGAGTTCATCCGATCTCATTTGAATCAGCTGAAAACATGAATGACGAAATAGCCTCGGCGCTTCAGACGGTGCAGGATAGAGAGCAGCTTCCTAATGGATCGCGCGCAGTCGTAACCGGCGGACGAAGCAGCCGTACACCAGGCTCAACCTCGGTGTTAGAGGTGCGAGAGATGAATTTTAGCAAGGGCTAG